Proteins co-encoded in one Chitinophagales bacterium genomic window:
- a CDS encoding DUF1343 domain-containing protein, with the protein MKKLAVIGFIIIMVFACTPKNRVQKSPIETPTTVRTDMPTGEKPTKFTPKAPSKTVEAPTPKTKIPEMVSPAERPTPPLKEKPTAPVAAARLQMGAEKLNQYLPILSGLNVAVVVNQTSMIGSRHLVDVLLSQQVAVKTVFAPEHGFRGTADAGEQVSSSRDVRTGLPIVSLYGNSKKPSAQQLSGIDLVIFDIQDVGARFYTYISTMHYVMEACAENGVKMVVLDRPNPNGHYVDGPVLESAYQSFVGIHPIPVVHGMTVGELARMINGEGWLKNGMRCDLTVIPCDNYSHRTIYNLPIKPSPNLPNSRSIYLYPSLCFFEGTAVSIGRGTDKQFQLIGAPELSSKKMPYQFRPVSMEGAKYPKHENKTCYGFDLSTMRLEVFYNQHQLDLKWLIEVYRDFPSKAEFFNKDNFFDKLAGNSRLRQQIIAGTPEHKIRESWEPALSQFKEKRKRYLLYPDF; encoded by the coding sequence ATGAAAAAACTTGCTGTAATAGGCTTTATTATCATTATGGTTTTTGCTTGTACCCCAAAAAACAGGGTGCAAAAATCTCCTATTGAAACGCCAACAACAGTTCGGACAGATATGCCTACGGGCGAAAAACCCACAAAGTTTACTCCCAAAGCCCCCTCCAAAACTGTTGAAGCCCCGACTCCAAAAACCAAAATACCAGAAATGGTTTCGCCTGCCGAACGTCCTACACCTCCTTTGAAGGAAAAGCCTACTGCCCCTGTAGCGGCTGCAAGGCTTCAAATGGGTGCAGAAAAATTGAACCAATATTTACCTATTTTGAGTGGTTTGAATGTGGCAGTGGTCGTGAACCAAACTTCAATGATTGGCAGTCGACATTTGGTAGATGTTTTGTTGTCGCAGCAAGTGGCGGTAAAAACGGTTTTCGCTCCTGAACATGGATTTAGAGGTACAGCTGATGCGGGCGAGCAGGTAAGCAGTTCGAGGGATGTGCGGACAGGATTGCCGATTGTGTCGCTGTATGGCAACTCCAAAAAACCTTCTGCCCAACAATTATCGGGCATTGACTTGGTGATTTTTGACATTCAGGATGTGGGCGCACGTTTTTACACCTACATTTCAACGATGCACTATGTGATGGAAGCCTGCGCCGAAAATGGGGTCAAAATGGTGGTTTTAGACCGTCCAAATCCGAACGGTCATTATGTGGATGGTCCCGTTTTGGAGTCTGCTTATCAATCTTTTGTGGGAATACACCCGATTCCTGTAGTACATGGAATGACGGTTGGCGAATTGGCGAGAATGATCAATGGTGAAGGTTGGCTGAAAAATGGGATGCGTTGTGATTTGACGGTGATTCCTTGCGACAACTATTCGCACCGCACGATTTACAATCTCCCTATCAAACCTTCTCCAAATTTGCCGAATAGCCGCTCGATTTATCTCTATCCGTCTTTGTGTTTTTTTGAAGGAACTGCGGTCAGCATTGGACGTGGCACCGATAAACAGTTTCAACTCATTGGCGCACCCGAATTATCCTCCAAAAAAATGCCCTACCAATTTAGGCCTGTCAGTATGGAGGGCGCAAAATATCCCAAACACGAAAATAAAACCTGCTACGGTTTTGACCTTTCTACCATGCGTTTGGAGGTTTTTTACAATCAGCATCAATTGGATTTGAAATGGCTGATTGAAGTCTATCGTGATTTTCCCAGTAAAGCAGAATTTTTCAACAAAGACAATTTCTTCGATAAGTTGGCGGGTAATTCCAGATTGCGCCAACAGATTATTGCAGGTACACCCGAACATAAAATTAGAGAAAGCTGGGAACCTGCTTTGAGTCAGTTTAAGGAGAAACGGAAGCGGTATTTGTTGTATCCTGATTTTTGA
- a CDS encoding IS5 family transposase produces MYSSSLTDAEWEVIEKLLDNQRKRKWDLRTQILDGIFYVLKSGCQWRMLPKEFAPWKTVYDYFYRWKKQKIWAKLHEALRRLVRQKEGKFISPSLGIVDSQSVATGTFIEETKGFDGNKKIKGRKRHVMVDTLGLIIAIAITAANVSDKEGFILLAKGVKSKFWRLVKILADGTYRGDWAKRFKHWVIEIVLRSRQQKGFSVQPKRWIVERTFGWFEHYRRLSKDYEFNPDTSKTMIQLAMIRIMVARVV; encoded by the coding sequence ATGTATAGTAGCAGTCTAACCGATGCCGAATGGGAAGTTATTGAAAAACTTTTAGATAACCAAAGAAAACGTAAATGGGACTTACGTACTCAAATACTTGATGGGATATTTTATGTATTGAAATCAGGTTGTCAATGGCGTATGTTACCTAAAGAATTTGCACCTTGGAAAACTGTTTATGACTATTTTTACCGTTGGAAAAAACAAAAAATATGGGCAAAACTACATGAAGCCTTACGCCGATTAGTACGCCAAAAAGAAGGCAAATTCATCAGTCCAAGCTTAGGCATAGTGGATAGCCAAAGCGTAGCTACTGGTACGTTTATCGAAGAAACGAAAGGTTTTGATGGCAATAAGAAGATAAAAGGACGCAAGCGACACGTTATGGTAGATACTTTGGGGTTGATTATTGCCATAGCCATTACAGCTGCTAATGTTAGTGATAAAGAAGGATTTATCCTATTAGCTAAAGGGGTAAAATCAAAATTTTGGCGATTGGTGAAAATATTAGCAGACGGAACTTATAGAGGAGACTGGGCGAAGAGATTCAAACATTGGGTCATAGAAATAGTTTTACGAAGCAGGCAACAAAAAGGATTTTCGGTGCAGCCTAAACGCTGGATAGTAGAGCGTACTTTTGGTTGGTTTGAGCATTATAGAAGATTAAGCAAAGATTATGAGTTTAATCCAGATACCAGCAAAACCATGATTCAACTGGCGATGATTCGGATCATGGTGGCAAGAGTCGTTTAA
- the ubiE gene encoding bifunctional demethylmenaquinone methyltransferase/2-methoxy-6-polyprenyl-1,4-benzoquinol methylase UbiE, with protein sequence MNEKTESQKVVPYKDSELSKKNQVAKMFDNIAPRYDFLNHLLSLNVDHYWRWRMINRLKSIQPKNILDVATGTGDVAIAAMRLKPEKVVGVDISAEMLEYGKVKMKKKKLDKVVTMQLGDAENLDFEDNSFDAITVAFGVRNFEHLQKGIKELNRVLKPNGKLVVLEFSKPKTFPIKQFYNFYFKYILPLVGRFFSSDESAYTYLPASVQAFPEGGEFINILSQSGFKSTKWIPLTFGISSIYEGTK encoded by the coding sequence ATGAACGAAAAAACCGAATCACAAAAAGTTGTTCCCTATAAAGATTCTGAGTTGAGTAAGAAAAATCAGGTTGCCAAAATGTTTGACAACATTGCGCCTCGCTATGATTTTTTGAACCATTTGCTTTCTCTCAATGTCGATCACTATTGGCGTTGGCGAATGATCAACCGATTGAAAAGTATCCAACCCAAAAATATTCTGGATGTAGCCACAGGTACAGGTGATGTAGCCATTGCAGCCATGCGATTGAAGCCTGAAAAGGTTGTGGGAGTGGACATTTCAGCCGAAATGTTGGAGTACGGAAAGGTGAAGATGAAGAAGAAAAAATTGGACAAGGTGGTAACGATGCAGCTGGGTGATGCAGAAAATTTGGACTTTGAAGACAATAGCTTCGATGCAATAACCGTTGCTTTTGGAGTAAGAAATTTTGAACACCTCCAAAAAGGCATCAAAGAACTCAATAGAGTATTGAAGCCCAACGGCAAATTGGTCGTATTGGAGTTTTCTAAACCTAAAACATTTCCTATCAAGCAGTTTTACAATTTTTATTTCAAGTACATTCTACCTTTGGTCGGCCGCTTCTTTTCGAGCGACGAAAGTGCTTACACTTATCTACCTGCATCGGTGCAAGCCTTCCCCGAAGGTGGGGAGTTTATCAACATTTTATCACAATCAGGTTTTAAATCAACCAAATGGATACCTCTTACTTTTGGGATATCCTCTATTTACGAAGGAACAAAATAA
- a CDS encoding metallophosphatase domain-containing protein yields MKITFLSDTHGQHRNKKLQLLASKMIVHAGDFTSMGTLAQVNDFLEWYSELPHPHKVLIGGNHDFLLERNPQLFKSLLPNNITYLENESIEIEGIKIWGSPITPWFYDWAFNRHRGQDIRRYWEQIPDDVDILVTHGPPYGQGDKTSRGELVGCEDLLEKVLQIKPKYHIFGHIHEAYSISQNDATTFINASCLNLNYQMVHAPVCIDF; encoded by the coding sequence ATGAAAATAACCTTCTTGTCAGACACACACGGTCAACACCGAAACAAAAAACTGCAATTACTTGCAAGTAAAATGATTGTCCATGCTGGTGATTTTACTTCAATGGGGACATTGGCGCAAGTCAATGACTTTTTGGAGTGGTACAGCGAATTGCCACATCCGCACAAAGTGTTGATTGGCGGCAACCACGATTTTTTATTGGAGCGAAATCCTCAACTTTTCAAGTCGCTTTTACCCAACAATATCACCTATCTCGAAAACGAATCCATCGAAATCGAAGGCATCAAAATTTGGGGTTCTCCCATCACACCCTGGTTTTACGATTGGGCCTTCAATCGGCATCGTGGGCAAGATATTCGCCGATATTGGGAGCAAATTCCCGATGATGTGGATATTTTGGTGACACATGGCCCGCCTTATGGACAAGGTGATAAAACTTCAAGGGGCGAGTTGGTGGGATGTGAAGATTTGTTGGAGAAGGTCCTGCAAATCAAACCTAAATACCACATTTTCGGACACATACATGAGGCATACAGCATTAGCCAAAACGATGCGACAACTTTTATCAATGCAAGTTGTTTGAACCTCAACTATCAAATGGTCCATGCGCCTGTGTGTATTGATTTTTAA
- a CDS encoding winged helix-turn-helix domain-containing protein: MKLKGLEAQLNRRQTIINLHEKGMKQVDISEVVDVVQPYVSKIIRAYKQGGQKAIQPSKAKGATPKITSEQLQELGNILDQGAENYGFEGGIWNCGRVQRVIKEKFAIDYCTQHVGRILKKLTYTRQKPQLEDYRKNPEKVQEWKEEKLPSIKKSKRRKSNNKLSRRSRF; encoded by the coding sequence ATGAAATTAAAAGGACTTGAAGCTCAATTAAACCGTCGTCAAACTATTATTAATTTGCATGAAAAAGGCATGAAACAAGTTGATATATCTGAAGTTGTAGATGTAGTTCAACCTTATGTGAGCAAAATTATTCGAGCCTATAAGCAAGGGGGGCAGAAAGCTATTCAACCTTCAAAAGCGAAAGGGGCAACTCCTAAAATAACAAGCGAACAATTACAAGAATTAGGAAATATATTAGACCAAGGAGCTGAAAACTACGGCTTTGAAGGGGGAATTTGGAATTGTGGTCGAGTTCAAAGAGTCATAAAGGAAAAATTCGCAATAGACTATTGTACCCAACATGTTGGGCGTATTCTAAAAAAACTTACCTATACCCGCCAAAAACCACAATTAGAAGATTATCGTAAAAATCCAGAAAAAGTGCAGGAATGGAAGGAGGAAAAGTTACCCAGCATAAAAAAAAGCAAAAGAAGAAAATCGAACAATAAGTTATCAAGAAGAAGCAGGTTTTAG
- a CDS encoding Mrp/NBP35 family ATP-binding protein produces MAITKSEVLKALSYVDDPDLGKDLVTLNMVDNIEIEGKTVRFRLILTTPACPLKEHIRNACITAIKHFIDPEAQVEVEITSNVTSRRQDNRMVLPFVKNIVAIASGKGGVGKSTVAVNLAVGLAKQGAKVGLIDADIYGPSIPTMMDLEGTKPQVGTFNGQQKIIPVEKYGIKTLSIGFLTDASQAVVWRGPIASSALKQFITDAEWGELDYLLIDLPPGTGDIHLTMVQTVPVTAAIVVTTPQEVAKADVVRAVAMFKMPNINVPVLGIVENMAYFTPMDAPDKRYYIFGKGGGQELAAKYQVPLLGQIPIVEAIREGGDSGLPVVLNENPNNRVVADAFDLLAQTAARNIAMRNANMAPTKMVEITT; encoded by the coding sequence ATGGCAATTACAAAATCAGAAGTACTCAAAGCACTAAGCTACGTCGACGACCCCGATTTGGGCAAAGACTTGGTGACACTCAACATGGTGGACAACATCGAGATTGAAGGAAAAACAGTGCGTTTTCGCTTGATATTGACAACTCCCGCCTGTCCATTGAAGGAACACATTCGCAATGCTTGTATCACTGCCATCAAACATTTTATTGACCCAGAAGCACAAGTCGAAGTAGAAATTACTTCAAATGTCACTTCTCGCCGACAGGACAACCGAATGGTTTTGCCTTTTGTGAAAAACATCGTGGCAATCGCTTCGGGCAAAGGAGGTGTAGGGAAATCTACGGTAGCGGTGAATTTGGCGGTGGGTTTGGCAAAACAAGGCGCAAAAGTGGGCTTGATTGATGCCGATATTTACGGCCCTTCCATTCCTACAATGATGGATTTGGAAGGAACAAAACCGCAAGTCGGCACCTTCAATGGGCAACAAAAAATCATTCCTGTCGAAAAATATGGTATCAAAACCTTATCCATTGGTTTTCTCACCGATGCAAGTCAAGCAGTAGTCTGGCGAGGTCCGATTGCGTCTTCGGCTTTGAAGCAGTTCATTACGGATGCCGAGTGGGGTGAATTGGATTATTTGCTGATTGACCTTCCTCCTGGCACTGGCGACATTCACCTGACGATGGTTCAAACCGTTCCTGTGACGGCTGCAATTGTGGTCACAACTCCGCAAGAGGTCGCTAAAGCGGATGTAGTGCGTGCGGTAGCAATGTTTAAAATGCCCAATATCAATGTACCTGTCTTGGGAATCGTTGAAAACATGGCCTATTTTACGCCAATGGATGCACCCGACAAACGCTATTATATTTTCGGCAAAGGAGGCGGTCAAGAATTGGCTGCCAAATACCAAGTTCCGCTATTGGGGCAAATTCCGATTGTGGAAGCGATTCGTGAAGGAGGTGATTCTGGTCTTCCCGTAGTATTGAACGAAAATCCCAACAATCGAGTTGTGGCAGATGCTTTTGACCTACTGGCGCAAACGGCAGCGAGAAACATAGCGATGCGAAACGCAAATATGGCTCCTACAAAGATGGTGGAGATTACGACTTAA
- a CDS encoding FtsX-like permease family protein, whose product MNLEFFITKRIAFSGNKSFSNFIAKIAVTAVALSVAVMVITTALVNGFQDEISRKIFGFWGHIHISSFDSSRSFEDTHPISKNQPFVKSLDTLANIHHIQVYAHKPGIIKTDTDIEGVILKGLDTDFDWDFFKQYLIEGEPLALSDTGKVNEVIISKITSNRLRLKVGDNLFIYFAEKPIKIRKLKIKGIFSTGLSEYDEKFALTDIKHIQQLNQWEDDDVGGFEVFLKDTHQNTPIHSFLSGFTFYVYDYLQSIIFYFFYEHFGWEWANTEKLDAIDSMAEHIHYNVLPNALNARTIKEKQTNIFEWLKLQNVNRLVILVLMALVAVINMITVLLIIILERTNMIGILKALGAPNWRIRKIFLYNSAFTIGLGLIIGNIIGIGLCLLQQEFGFIRLPEESYYIQIAPVSLDFFVIAGLNLGTIVICIFALILPSYLVTRIDPIKAIRFS is encoded by the coding sequence GTGAATTTAGAGTTTTTTATTACCAAAAGAATCGCTTTTAGCGGCAATAAATCTTTCTCCAATTTTATTGCCAAAATTGCAGTGACGGCAGTAGCCTTGTCGGTGGCGGTGATGGTGATTACTACGGCATTGGTGAATGGTTTTCAGGACGAAATTAGCCGCAAAATTTTTGGTTTTTGGGGACACATTCACATTTCGAGTTTTGACAGCAGCCGTTCATTTGAAGACACGCATCCTATCAGCAAAAATCAGCCTTTCGTCAAAAGTTTGGACACCCTCGCCAACATTCACCACATACAAGTCTATGCCCACAAACCTGGCATCATCAAAACGGATACCGATATTGAAGGGGTGATATTGAAGGGTTTAGATACAGATTTTGATTGGGATTTTTTCAAGCAATACCTCATTGAAGGGGAACCTCTTGCACTCAGCGACACGGGGAAGGTCAATGAAGTAATCATTTCTAAAATTACCTCAAATCGGCTTCGATTGAAGGTAGGGGATAACCTGTTCATCTATTTTGCAGAAAAACCCATCAAAATTCGCAAGCTAAAAATCAAGGGCATTTTCAGCACAGGCTTATCGGAATACGACGAAAAATTTGCGCTGACGGACATCAAACACATTCAACAACTCAATCAATGGGAAGACGACGATGTGGGTGGTTTTGAAGTTTTTTTGAAGGACACGCACCAAAACACGCCGATTCACTCCTTTCTTTCGGGCTTCACTTTTTATGTGTATGACTATCTTCAGTCTATTATTTTCTATTTTTTTTATGAACATTTTGGGTGGGAATGGGCAAATACCGAAAAGTTGGATGCCATAGACTCAATGGCAGAACACATTCACTACAATGTGTTGCCAAATGCACTCAATGCACGGACTATTAAAGAGAAACAAACCAATATTTTTGAGTGGTTGAAGCTGCAAAATGTGAACCGCTTGGTTATTTTGGTCTTGATGGCTTTGGTGGCAGTTATCAACATGATTACCGTTCTGCTCATCATCATTTTGGAGCGCACCAACATGATTGGGATATTGAAGGCTTTGGGCGCACCGAATTGGCGCATCCGCAAAATTTTCTTGTACAATTCTGCTTTTACCATCGGACTTGGTTTGATTATCGGCAACATCATCGGAATTGGTTTGTGCTTGCTGCAACAAGAATTTGGCTTTATTCGCCTGCCCGAAGAGTCGTATTATATTCAGATTGCCCCTGTTTCACTCGACTTTTTTGTGATTGCAGGGCTGAACTTGGGAACGATTGTGATTTGTATTTTTGCGCTGATTTTGCCTTCTTATTTGGTGACGAGGATTGACCCGATTAAGGCGATTCGGTTTTCGTGA
- a CDS encoding T9SS type A sorting domain-containing protein — protein sequence MKSTIKFFVLFLCFHFHLQHCYALVVFAENACDETYGSVVGILINGGCAPYDVYLDGEQIVFETMTNYLEIPNVLIGNHTIMVEDQSGCTAEDAVTVDSPLQWSLNNYECTTNNNGVTTMNFSINFFGGNPIGSVYNVTYPDGTTAMNAGVANSMYEIEPGENITFTISDGLGCTIVASFNCQGVVQDCSLPIDVFVSSVVCESAFECDDFGGGPATYEVDFIVSGGFPPYTLLNAYTGEILEEGFNGGSYSVGGVPSAMPYKFIVVDARGCQASTSDEGEHCCLLTGDGNNWPPELEINDPAGTYATDFNPCVGEEVCFSVQTYDFGDLEMVFEYDDVAMPNANITINSGNDFGIFCWTPTEDEIGSHKIIARLYEHGERVMDEMEAIPLVFHINVQCGGNCPACPTCINAYNMGINNAVADCNGNILENGSIVVYPDPAATCPVVVRHPDGTGAYFSFRDLVPGDHSGLEVSLDGGYTYQTLPTMTVGLDQMNGEEEVLLSYNASSSPHDECTGSAVVSVFEGESNYQYSWSDCPNCNQADRTGLCAGTYTVMVTDTDTGCSNVIEIRIPLRVGHPYGGHGIIDFVLVPTVFSQSTDIIYQLGSSLNISLTIYTLQGQPIQTLINNEPKNAGQHVFPLDASILTNGTYLFSLETANEIRTTVGIKSN from the coding sequence ATGAAATCAACTATAAAATTTTTTGTTCTATTTCTCTGTTTCCACTTTCATCTCCAACATTGTTATGCATTAGTGGTATTTGCTGAAAATGCTTGTGATGAAACCTATGGAAGTGTGGTGGGAATATTGATTAATGGAGGCTGTGCTCCTTACGATGTATATTTAGATGGAGAGCAAATTGTCTTTGAAACAATGACCAATTATCTGGAAATACCCAATGTGTTGATTGGAAACCATACAATTATGGTGGAGGATCAATCGGGGTGTACGGCAGAGGATGCAGTAACTGTTGACAGTCCTTTGCAATGGTCATTGAACAATTATGAATGTACTACAAATAACAATGGAGTAACGACCATGAATTTTAGTATCAACTTCTTTGGAGGTAATCCAATTGGTAGCGTCTATAATGTTACCTACCCTGACGGAACTACTGCGATGAATGCAGGAGTTGCTAATTCAATGTATGAAATTGAACCTGGTGAAAATATCACTTTTACCATAAGCGATGGACTCGGTTGTACGATTGTAGCCTCTTTCAATTGTCAAGGAGTTGTGCAAGACTGTAGTTTACCCATTGATGTTTTTGTATCGAGTGTGGTTTGTGAAAGCGCATTTGAGTGTGATGATTTTGGAGGAGGGCCCGCTACTTATGAAGTAGATTTTATCGTATCGGGAGGCTTTCCACCCTATACGCTGTTAAATGCTTATACAGGAGAAATTTTGGAAGAAGGTTTCAATGGAGGGAGTTATAGTGTTGGAGGTGTTCCAAGTGCCATGCCCTACAAATTTATCGTGGTAGATGCACGGGGTTGTCAGGCAAGTACAAGCGATGAAGGAGAACATTGTTGCCTCCTTACAGGAGATGGAAACAACTGGCCTCCTGAATTGGAAATCAACGACCCCGCAGGTACTTATGCCACCGACTTTAACCCCTGTGTAGGAGAAGAAGTATGCTTTAGTGTGCAGACCTACGATTTTGGAGACCTCGAAATGGTATTTGAATACGATGATGTGGCTATGCCCAATGCCAATATCACCATCAATAGCGGCAATGATTTCGGTATTTTCTGTTGGACACCTACCGAAGACGAAATAGGCTCGCACAAAATCATTGCACGTTTGTATGAACATGGCGAAAGAGTAATGGACGAAATGGAAGCAATTCCACTGGTTTTCCACATCAATGTACAATGCGGTGGCAACTGCCCTGCTTGTCCTACTTGTATCAATGCCTACAATATGGGTATCAACAATGCAGTAGCAGACTGCAATGGCAACATCCTAGAAAATGGGAGCATTGTGGTCTATCCCGACCCTGCGGCAACTTGCCCTGTAGTCGTTCGACATCCAGATGGAACAGGAGCTTATTTTAGTTTTAGAGATTTAGTGCCAGGAGATCATAGTGGTTTAGAAGTTAGTTTGGATGGAGGCTATACCTATCAGACACTTCCTACCATGACCGTAGGCTTGGACCAAATGAATGGAGAAGAAGAGGTTTTGTTGTCTTACAATGCCAGTAGTAGCCCACACGACGAATGTACAGGAAGTGCCGTAGTCAGTGTTTTTGAAGGAGAAAGCAACTATCAATACAGTTGGTCGGACTGCCCGAATTGCAATCAAGCAGATAGAACAGGTTTGTGTGCAGGAACTTACACGGTCATGGTAACAGATACAGACACAGGTTGTAGCAATGTGATAGAAATTCGCATTCCACTCCGAGTAGGACATCCTTATGGTGGTCATGGAATCATAGATTTTGTGTTAGTGCCAACGGTTTTCTCACAAAGCACAGACATCATTTACCAATTGGGGAGTTCGCTCAATATTTCTCTCACCATTTATACACTGCAAGGTCAGCCTATTCAGACGCTTATCAACAATGAACCCAAAAATGCGGGACAACACGTTTTTCCATTAGATGCCAGTATTTTAACCAATGGAACCTATCTGTTTAGCTTGGAAACAGCCAATGAGATTCGTACAACAGTCGGAATTAAGTCTAACTAA
- a CDS encoding M4 family metallopeptidase, with the protein MKKLYYIFNIFFLTFAIQISFAQGGSHHLTSNCANFNAFMDNGNMVQIESYTYNHYPNGTLMIDPAQLYNVTADDLLNLMSIDAGTSFSFVKEFPSRFRADEVFQKYQQYFNGVIVEGGGYTGTFYRQNIGVGSGPCDPLAIFSPHILTGITVNTNPTVSSSSVPAILQTGPIRYLELVVAHDLDDQCDYVLTWKATYMQNGQKTSWVNAHTGTILKTIDSAMGIKASLTTTGPNYPPNPILNDATIGGTTFLQSPDGQITLYDFGTDCPETTLNTDEWEPNLVPSTSNSEWGTETTPEAYQAFYVTSLVIDAFESLDINFESVNVASCLGFGAFSLFDSTIEETYIYIGLFDGDTGALFDILGHELGHTFLNQYLIYDTPGGQSLHEGIADILGTYIESIITGSTDWVIGDDESNVASLTGRDLQNPEFDCFTDVSHLGGNQGEQYDRGQPLGHWFYLASQGDNQSIPPIPAIGMDAVIEILIEALQEDGFGEGNTDYPDLMAATLIVVENDFGRCSDEFLAIARAWEAICVDTGLGTGVPDCNFRGCLDLSYN; encoded by the coding sequence ATGAAAAAATTATATTATATCTTCAATATTTTCTTTTTAACTTTTGCCATCCAAATCAGTTTTGCACAGGGAGGGAGTCATCACCTTACTTCAAACTGTGCCAACTTCAATGCCTTTATGGACAATGGCAATATGGTTCAAATAGAGTCCTACACCTACAATCATTATCCAAATGGCACATTGATGATTGACCCTGCTCAATTGTACAATGTGACCGCAGACGATTTACTCAATTTGATGAGTATAGATGCAGGAACAAGTTTTAGCTTTGTCAAAGAGTTTCCCAGTCGATTTAGGGCAGATGAAGTTTTTCAGAAATACCAACAGTACTTCAATGGAGTGATTGTAGAAGGAGGAGGTTATACAGGAACATTTTATCGGCAAAACATAGGAGTAGGTTCAGGACCTTGTGACCCATTGGCTATATTTTCTCCTCATATACTTACAGGGATTACTGTAAATACGAATCCCACAGTTTCCAGTTCAAGTGTTCCAGCGATTCTTCAAACGGGGCCTATACGTTACCTAGAACTGGTTGTTGCCCATGATTTAGACGACCAATGTGATTATGTCCTTACTTGGAAAGCTACCTATATGCAAAATGGACAGAAAACTTCGTGGGTCAATGCACACACAGGAACGATTCTCAAAACTATTGATTCTGCTATGGGAATCAAAGCATCTTTGACAACTACTGGGCCTAATTATCCCCCAAACCCAATATTAAATGATGCCACCATTGGAGGAACTACTTTTCTTCAATCTCCTGATGGACAGATTACTCTCTATGATTTTGGAACTGATTGCCCAGAAACTACTTTAAATACTGATGAATGGGAACCCAATTTGGTTCCTTCCACAAGCAATAGCGAATGGGGAACAGAAACGACTCCTGAAGCATATCAAGCTTTTTATGTGACTTCCTTGGTTATAGATGCCTTTGAATCATTGGATATAAACTTTGAAAGCGTAAATGTAGCTTCTTGTTTAGGATTTGGTGCATTTTCGCTTTTTGATTCTACAATTGAAGAAACTTATATTTATATTGGGCTTTTTGACGGAGATACAGGAGCCTTATTTGATATACTTGGACATGAATTAGGACATACTTTTTTAAATCAATATCTTATCTACGATACTCCTGGAGGACAATCTTTACACGAAGGCATTGCCGACATATTGGGGACTTATATCGAATCAATTATTACAGGAAGTACAGATTGGGTAATAGGAGATGATGAATCTAATGTTGCTAGTCTTACAGGTAGAGATTTACAAAATCCAGAATTTGATTGCTTTACAGATGTAAGCCATTTAGGTGGAAACCAAGGGGAGCAATATGATAGAGGACAGCCTCTAGGTCATTGGTTTTATTTGGCTTCACAAGGCGATAATCAAAGTATTCCTCCGATTCCTGCTATTGGAATGGATGCTGTGATAGAAATACTTATAGAAGCATTACAAGAAGATGGATTTGGTGAAGGAAATACAGATTATCCAGATCTAATGGCAGCTACTTTGATTGTTGTAGAAAATGATTTTGGTAGATGTTCAGATGAGTTTTTGGCAATTGCTCGTGCTTGGGAGGCAATTTGTGTAGATACAGGCTTGGGAACGGGTGTGCCCGATTGTAATTTCAGAGGCTGTCTTGATTTGTCATATAATTAA
- a CDS encoding transposase, giving the protein MTYARKGQTPVLQHECKHYRKISAAVVITEDGDLYYEVRQCNFHHNAIVRFMNNCWADLQTALVCIWDNATIHKAKEVANALHQTHRNPRIRLENTPAYSPELNASEQVWNYVKNVLLVNVFCKTEDELKRRVIEALEEIKANKELVKSFFRNTKVGFYT; this is encoded by the coding sequence GTGACCTATGCCCGCAAAGGACAAACGCCTGTTTTACAGCATGAATGCAAGCATTATAGAAAAATTTCAGCAGCAGTAGTCATCACAGAAGATGGAGACCTATATTACGAAGTACGCCAATGTAATTTTCATCATAATGCAATTGTTCGATTCATGAATAACTGCTGGGCAGACTTGCAAACCGCTTTGGTTTGTATTTGGGATAATGCTACCATTCATAAGGCTAAGGAGGTGGCAAATGCTTTACATCAAACACATAGAAATCCTCGTATTAGATTAGAAAACACACCTGCTTATTCTCCCGAACTAAATGCTTCAGAGCAAGTTTGGAATTATGTAAAAAATGTATTGTTAGTTAATGTTTTTTGTAAAACAGAAGATGAGTTAAAAAGAAGGGTAATTGAAGCTTTAGAAGAAATCAAAGCGAATAAGGAACTTGTTAAAAGTTTCTTCAGGAATACAAAAGTGGGGTTTTATACCTAA